A section of the Chryseobacterium scophthalmum genome encodes:
- a CDS encoding ABC transporter permease, whose protein sequence is MLQNWLKIAFINYKKNWLSTIINLFGLTIGLTGFMLILMHWNDEESFEKWNPKKDDIYYFQTYYKKDNIYGGAISIPLAENALKRISEVQDYVLMSGSDIAYKMTTKNKTAYQEGGLAASENFFNLFPFKLVAGSYNDVFKNDNNIAISNVVAKNLFGKTEVAGETIKINKTDYIVTAVYELPKGNSQIKPDFIFKPAEQLKNDKESWGNFNYGGFFLLKKGADPRSFEKKFLDIIMLRAKINSKDAGMTPQQFIDTYGPTDSLLTPLDKIKLHAESTWFGNPDFKSLMILFTLSVLIVILSAINFINLKTAQASQRAKEIGVRKAIGSTKSSLVLQFLMETFLICFASYLLSLALTELLLPSLNKFYNKEIVMSDWRIYFYSFAMVALVTIVSGLIPALYLSNFKAIETLKGNFARSKNGVWLRNGILTLQLIISSFFIIGGLIVNQQVKHMMDKDLGFNGKQIFQINFNEDNNGKPWLKYERLRTEMAKIPGVESVSFAEAPPGTSNQSSSNMDYLNTSIQARHGSMDHNYLQFMGVKLLKGRWLDPKLSSDTINNALVNEAFLRKFGWTDEQAMKREVRPGFDNKAYHIVGITKDFNVRSLKSEVEPMIFFHYRETTWKRYNVNNIQLKLKADDIDGTVKRLKTYWKDNAEPGYPFSSYFIDKQFAKTFETYQKQQTLFTILNAMVLMVALLGLFALSSLMIEQKLKDVAIKKTLGASDGTLIVGLTKQFLWITLIAVLISIPISYYLMNEWLKDFAYRIDMPVLPFILSMILLLILTFAVVSIKAYQATKVNLVKYLKYE, encoded by the coding sequence ATGCTACAAAACTGGCTCAAAATTGCCTTCATCAATTATAAAAAGAATTGGCTTTCCACAATAATCAATTTGTTTGGATTGACGATTGGTCTTACCGGATTTATGCTCATTCTAATGCATTGGAATGATGAAGAATCTTTCGAAAAATGGAATCCTAAGAAGGATGATATTTATTATTTTCAGACGTATTACAAAAAAGATAATATTTATGGGGGTGCTATTTCTATTCCCTTAGCTGAAAATGCATTGAAGCGAATCTCTGAAGTTCAGGATTATGTTTTGATGAGCGGTTCTGATATCGCTTATAAGATGACCACAAAAAACAAAACAGCTTATCAAGAAGGTGGGCTTGCTGCGTCGGAGAATTTTTTCAATCTGTTTCCATTCAAATTGGTGGCTGGAAGCTATAATGACGTTTTTAAAAATGATAACAATATTGCTATTTCTAATGTTGTGGCAAAAAATCTTTTTGGTAAAACTGAAGTTGCGGGCGAAACGATTAAAATTAATAAAACAGATTACATCGTTACAGCGGTTTATGAGTTACCGAAAGGAAACAGCCAGATAAAACCGGATTTTATTTTCAAACCTGCAGAACAGTTGAAAAATGATAAAGAATCTTGGGGTAATTTCAATTATGGAGGTTTTTTTCTGTTGAAAAAAGGAGCAGACCCGAGAAGTTTTGAGAAAAAATTTCTTGATATCATTATGCTGCGTGCGAAAATAAACTCTAAAGATGCAGGAATGACACCTCAGCAATTTATTGATACGTATGGACCAACTGATTCATTGCTTACACCGCTAGATAAAATAAAATTGCATGCAGAATCAACTTGGTTTGGGAACCCGGATTTCAAGTCATTAATGATCTTATTCACACTTTCGGTTCTGATTGTGATTTTATCAGCCATTAATTTTATCAATTTAAAAACAGCACAAGCTTCTCAAAGAGCCAAAGAAATAGGGGTAAGAAAAGCGATTGGAAGCACAAAATCTAGTTTGGTTCTTCAGTTCCTGATGGAAACTTTTTTAATCTGTTTTGCTTCGTATCTTCTGTCTTTGGCTTTAACAGAGCTTCTTTTGCCAAGTCTCAACAAGTTTTATAATAAAGAAATTGTGATGAGCGATTGGCGCATTTACTTCTATTCGTTTGCGATGGTGGCTTTAGTGACGATTGTTTCCGGGCTCATTCCGGCTTTATATTTATCTAATTTCAAAGCGATAGAAACCTTAAAAGGAAATTTTGCCAGAAGTAAAAATGGTGTTTGGCTGAGAAACGGAATTCTGACTCTGCAACTAATTATTTCTTCTTTTTTCATTATCGGTGGATTGATTGTTAATCAGCAGGTGAAACATATGATGGATAAAGATTTAGGCTTCAACGGGAAACAAATTTTTCAAATCAATTTTAATGAAGATAACAATGGAAAACCTTGGCTGAAATATGAAAGACTTAGAACCGAAATGGCAAAAATTCCTGGTGTAGAAAGTGTTTCATTTGCGGAAGCGCCTCCCGGAACCAGTAATCAGAGCAGTTCTAATATGGATTATTTGAATACGAGTATTCAGGCTCGTCACGGCTCTATGGATCATAATTATCTTCAGTTTATGGGTGTTAAATTGCTTAAAGGACGTTGGCTGGACCCAAAATTATCATCAGATACAATTAATAATGCCTTGGTAAATGAAGCTTTTCTTAGAAAATTTGGCTGGACAGATGAACAGGCAATGAAAAGAGAAGTCAGACCGGGGTTTGACAACAAAGCTTATCACATTGTAGGAATAACAAAAGATTTCAACGTCAGAAGTTTGAAGAGCGAAGTAGAACCCATGATATTTTTTCATTACAGAGAAACTACCTGGAAAAGATATAATGTAAACAATATTCAGTTGAAATTAAAAGCAGACGATATTGACGGAACTGTAAAAAGATTGAAAACGTATTGGAAAGATAATGCAGAACCGGGTTATCCATTCAGCTCTTATTTTATAGATAAACAATTTGCTAAAACTTTTGAAACGTATCAGAAACAGCAGACGCTTTTCACGATTTTGAACGCTATGGTTTTAATGGTGGCTTTACTTGGACTATTCGCTTTGTCATCATTAATGATCGAGCAAAAATTAAAAGATGTAGCGATCAAAAAAACTTTGGGCGCATCAGACGGAACTTTGATTGTAGGATTAACGAAACAATTCCTTTGGATTACCTTAATTGCTGTTCTGATAAGCATTCCAATCAGTTATTATCTAATGAATGAGTGGCTGAAAGATTTCGCTTACCGAATTGATATGCCGGTTTTACCATTCATTTTAAGTATGATTTTATTATTGATTTTAACTTTCGCAGTGGTGAGTATTAAAGCATATCAAGCGACAAAAGTGAATCTTGTAAAATACCTGAAATACGAATAA